Below is a window of Haloterrigena alkaliphila DNA.
AGTCGGTGGTCTCGTACCTGGCGTGGTACGTTCCTCGGGCCTCGTCGTGGTAAACTGGGCGCGTGCCGACGTCGGAAATCGGCACCAGCTCGTCGCGAGCGGCTTCGGACATGATACGACACTGACTACCGTATGTTAACACTTAACAATAATGGCCAGACGACAGTCTCGAACGGTTATGAATGGGTAAAAATCGAGGGACGTCGGCGTTACTCGGCGGCGATGACGTCGTCGATGCGGGCGATCATCGTCGCGGCCTCGGTGGCGCTCTCGACGGCCTCACGCTTGACGTCGGCGGGGTCGATGACGCCGTACTCGAAGGGATCGGCGATGGTGACCTCCTCGCCGCTGGTGATCAGCCCGGCGCGACCCTCGGACTCGTGGGCGGCACGAAGGTCCACGAGCGCGTCGATGGGGTCCTGGCCGGTGTTGGCGGCCAGCGTGCGCGGGACGACGTCCAGCGCGTCGGCGAAGGCGTTGACGGCGAGTTGCTTGCGACCCTCGATGCCGGCGGCCTCCTCGCGGATCTTGTCCGCGATGGCGATCTCGGTCGCGCCGGCGCCGGGGACGACCTCGCCCGATGCGAGGGCGGTCGCCACGACGTCTAAGGCGTCGCCGATGGCGCGCTCGAGTTCGTCGACGACGTGTTCGGTGCCGCCGCGGACGAAGACGGTGACCGTCTCGGCGGCCGCGCCGCCCTCGACGAACGCGAGTTCGTCGTCGCCGAAGGAGTCGGTGCGGACCCGGTCGGCCGCGCCGAAGTCCGATTCCTCGAGATCGTCGAGAGCGCCGACGCGGGTGGCGCCGGTCGCGGAGACGATGTCCTTGGCGTCGCTGCTACCGACGTTCTCGAAGACGAGGATGCCCTCGTTGGCGAGGAAGTTACTTACGCGGTCGTCGACGTCCTCGGTGGTGAAGACGACGTCCGCGCCGCTGTCGGCGACCGTCTCGGCGTAGCCGCGGACCTCGCTCTCCTCGGCGTCGAGTGCGGTGTTGAGCTGGTCGATCGAGTCGATGGCGTACTCGGCGTCGATCTCGCCGGTTCGGACGCCGAGTTCGACGTCCAGCACCGCGATCGAGGCGTCCTCGACGTCCGTGGGCATGCCCTCGTGGGCGGGCTCCTCGTCGATGACGATGCCGGGGACGAGCTCCGTCGCGTTCGAAGAGGCGCCGATCTGGGTGTGGACGGTGACGTTGTCGCGCGCGACGCCGCCCTCGAGTTCGACGTGCCGGATCGCTTCGACGACCGTCTCGGCCAGCGACTCGGCGGTGAGACCGCCGGTGCCCTTGCCGGTCATGCTCGATTCGGCGACCTGCTTGAGCACGTCGTCGTCGACGGCCTCCTCGCTGATCTGCTCCTCGATGGCCTCGAGGGCGATCTCGGACGCCTCGTGGTAGCCCTCGACGATCGTCGTCGCGTGGACGTCCTGTTCGATGAGGTCTTCGGCCTCGCCGAGCAGGTTGCCGGCGATGACGGCCGCGGTCGTCGTCCCGTCGCCGACCTCCTCCTCCTGGGAGTCGGCGACCTCGACGATCATCTGGGCCGCGGGGTGCTCGATGTCCATCTCGTTGAGAATCGTCGCCCCGTCGTTGGTAATGACGACCTCGCCGCCGGAGTCGACGAGCATCTTGTCCATCCCGCGGGGGCCGAGCGTCGTCCGTACGGCCTCGGCGACCGCCTTCCCGGCCATAATGTTGGACGACTGGGCGTCACGCCCCTGTGTTCGCTGACTATCCTCGCTCATGATAAACATGGGCTGCCCACCCATGCGTCGCTGTTGTGCCATCGTTGAATCCTCACTACCTATGTCGTCAGCACTTCTATATAAACATTTCCCTCCCGCCGCCGCTCCGTCTGGCGATTGCCCCCGGCCACCGCTTGTCAGTGACCACCACACACGGCGCTCGCGGGGCCGGTAGCAAAATATGGCTCCGACGGAAAGAGCCGGCAGGAATGCTCGAGCTGGAACACCGGTTTCGCGTCGTCGACGTCTACTCGCGGCTGTCGGTCGACGAGGGGACGAGACGCACCGGCGGCCACTCGATCACCGCGGACCGGCTCGAGCGGGAGATGCACCAGGCGGGGATCACGCGCTCGGTCGTCTTCCCGCCCGCGGGTCCCGAGCGGGGCTACCTCGCGCCGAACAACGGCGTCGCCCGCCGCAGCGTCGACCGCCCGTTCGTCGCCTTCGCGCGGATCAACGGCTCGCAGCGGCCCAGCGAGAGTGCGACCGACCGGCTCCGAAACGCCGTCAGGAGCCGCGAGGACCACCACACGACCCCCGCGGACGTCGAGCGCTACGCCTACGACGCCCGGTTCCACGGCTTCGTCATCGATCCCGGAACCGACGGCTACCCCGACGCGGACGTCCTCGCGGCCCTCGAGGCCGTCGACCTCCCCGTGATCGTCCGCGGGGGCACCGACGCCACCCCGGGGGCCCTCGCGAACACGCTGCTCGAGCGATCGTTTCCCGTGATCGTCGCCCACTTCGGCGGCCATCCCCTCGACCGGTCGCTCATGGGCGAGACGATCGACCTCCTCGCGGAGTTCGACGACTGCTACCTCGAGACGAGTTTCGTCCGGTACCGCGACCTCCTCGAGCGCGCGCTGCTCGAGCACCCCGACCGGGTCCTGTTCGGCAGCGGCGCGCCGGCCTGCCACCCCGACGTCGCCGTCATGGAGATCCTGACGCTCGACGTCTCGGAGGACAAGCTGTGGCGGGTGTTCTCGAAAAACGCCTGCCGCGTGATCGACGCGCTCGGGCCGAACGCGGACACGTAGCCGTCTCGCTCGAGGGACCGCGACCGTTCGTCACGACCGCAACCGCCGAAAGGCCCATGCCACAGCGCGCGAAGTTCTCTTCGATACCCCATGGCGGAGTACGCGGACGAGCGCTGTCCCGACTGTAACGGCAAGCAAAAGCGTCGACTGGACGGCTCTATCTGGTGTCCGAACTGCGCCCTGTTTCGGCCCGGAGCGACGAGCACCGGACAGTGATCACCCGGGAGGGATACTCGAGTCATCGACGAGACAGGGTCGTCGCGAATCCGTGTGCTCGGCCATCCCGTTCGTCGCGGACTCCCTCGGTTCGGTCGCGCTCGAGGACGCTCCACCCGACCACCCGGCGTGCGGTGGCGCGCGCTGTCGGAGGACCGAGCGATAGTGAGGGCCTCCGACGAAACTGCGCGAGGGATGAGCGAGGGAACGAAGTGACTGAGCGAATCGGCTGGGGAGGGCGTGGCGACTCCCTGTTGCCACGATAGCAGGACGCTTCGCTTGCCCACCATTTCGCTCGAGGACGCTTCGCTTCACCCGCTACGGCGCCCCAAGCATCAGTTCATAACTCTACTCCAGACGCCGCCTCAGCGACGCCGCTGTTCGAGCGGGTCGTGCTCCCGGAAATTCCTCAAAAAAGTCGATCTAGCCGATGTACCGCAGGTCGTCGTCCGTCGGCATCTGCTGTTGCTGCTGTTGCTGTTCCATCTCCTGGATCTTGCCGATGACCTCTTCCATCTCGTCGGCTCGTTCGTCCAGCGACTCGTACTCGAGGTCGAACCCGAGGGTCTCCTCGAGCACCTCGAGCACCGCGCGGGCGCTCTTGGGGTCGACGAGGTAGCCGCTGGTCTCGCCCATCAGGCAGGCCGCGTCGAAGCTGCGCCGTTGACCCAGCCCCAGTAACAGCCCCGAGACGCCGACGATGCCGCCGGCGGGTTCGTCCTCGCGGAACTCGACGCCGGCGTCCTCGAGGGCCTCGAGCAGCGACTCGTCGCTGACGGCCCCGACGACGGCGTACTCGTCGATGAGTTCGCCGGTCGGGACGCCGCCCAGCGCGTAGACCTCCTCGGCGCCGAACTCCTCGGCGATGTCGAGGAAGGCGTCGGTCAGCACGTAGTGGCCGTCGTTGGTCTGGGCCTGGTGATCGCCGGTCAGCAACAACAGATCGCGGCCGTCGGGCACGGAGACGGCGTGGATCTCGGCGCAGGTCAGTTCCGCGACGCCGTCCTCGACGCTCACCTGCGGCGGGAACTCCTGGGAGTAGACCCGCCGGACGAGCGTGCTGTCGCCCTCGAGTTCCTCGAGCAGGTGCTCGACGGCGAGGCTCCCGACGTGGCCGACGCCGGGCAACCCCTCGACGAGAACGGGGTCGTCCAGTTCGACCTCGGCGACTGCGTCGATCTCGAGTTCGTCCATACCGTACTCAGCGGTTGCGACGTTTAAGAGCGCGTCGGTACTCGCCGTGCGGATCGCCGGGGTTGAACGGCGCTGGAGCGCTGTTGACGGCGTCGGCGCCGCAGTCCGGACAGCTGTCAGAAAGGGTGTACACCGGGCGGTCGTGTGCGTCGCGCCACGCCGAACACATCCGGATATCCGACTTCATGCGGTGCGTTACTCGTCGTCGGTCCGTCGCTCGCGGTGGTATTCGCCCGAACCGCCTTCGGATTCGATCGCTCGGACCGCGCGCTGGGCGCTGTCCTCGAGCTGGGATTCGGCGGTCTTGTAGTTGGGCGCCTGCACCTCGATGCGATACTCGGGCGCGCCGACGTAGCTGACCTCGAGGTCGACTTCGTCGGGCACCTCGCCGTTGCCTTCGGCGGCCTCGAGGGCCTCGCGGATGCCGTCGACGCCGCTGGGCGAGGGGTTCTCGAGGTCGACGTAGCCGGTGACGTTGACGTACGGCACCGAGACGTTCTCGCGGGCCGTCTCGACGATCGACTCGACCTCGTCGTCGGAGAGATCGGTGTCCTCGAGGGCCTCCTCGCCGTGGATCGCGGCCTGCTTGAAGCCGTCGTAGAGGCTGCCGTGGACGCCGATCAGTTCGTTGGCGACCGCGGTGTAGGTTTCGTCGTCGACATCGTCGCCGAGCGCGATCCCCATCCAGTTGTCGGCTTTCTGCTCGTTCTTCCACTCCTGGATCTTGTCGGATCGCTGGTGATCGTTGACGTCCTTCAGCGAGAGGTCGATCTGCTGGGAGCCCTCGTCGATTTCGAGGACCTTGCAGACGGCGATCTGACCCTCGCGGACGTGATCGCGGACGTTCTTGATCCACCCCGAGGCGACCTCGGAGATGTGGATCAGGCCGCGCTTGTCCTGGTACTCCTCGAGATCGACGAAGACGCCGAAGTCCTCGATCTCGTCGATCTTGCCGACGACGAGTTCGCCGGGGTCGGGCCAGCCGCTGTACTTCATCGTGACTCGACTGTTTCGAGGATCTCGTGTTCGATCTCGGCTTTGCCGCCGGTCGGTCGCGCCAGCGTCGTGCCACAGACGGCACAGGCGACCTCCGTGGAGGCCTTGCCGAAGACGGTCTGTTCGTTCTCGCAGTCACTGCATCGAACGCTGTAGAAATTTCCTGCCATCGGTATCACTCCTGGAACTCGAGTCGGCCGGCGCGCCACCCTTCGCGGAGGTGGGCCTTGCCGCACTCGCTGCAGCGGTACTTGAGGTCGGTCTTCTTGGTGGGCTTCTCGCCGGCGGGCACCTTCGAGAAGCGACCGGAGTTCCCGATCGACGAGGAGTTTCGCCGGGTGCGGCGAGCGTCCCACTTCATCCCCGAGGAACGGCCGGTTCGGGTCTTCTCGACTTCGTGTTCGTGGTGTTCGTTGCAGTGCGGGCAGTACGTATTGAATCGGCGTGGCATCTGCATGGTTATCTCACTTGCCGTGGGCTAAGGCAGGGGCGTTTAAAACCCGTTTGGTTCGTCGCCGGCGGGCGATCGGCGGATCGCGATCCGTCCGATGGCGGAGTCGCGAACTCGTCGATCGATAGGGGGATCGTGGTTTCGTCGGCTGATAGCGGAGTCGCGATCACCATCCGGGTGATAAGTCACCGGCGACTGACGTGTGTACCATTACCACGGAATCTGCTCACTGTTACCGTTGCAAACGGATGTGACAGAAAGAAATGGGTCTCAGGAGCGTGTTATCAGAGACGGATGGGCGCCGGGATCCGACCGGCTACGTAACCGAGCGACTCGAGTCGGGTGCCGAGACCGTCGGCGACCGCTTCGCGCAGGTCTGCGAGACGGCGAGCGAGCGGGCGACGGCCGTCACCGAGCGGGCCGTCGACGAACTGTGCGAGCGCGCGTTCGACCGGAGCGCCGACGCGTTGCTCGAGGAATCGACGCTCGGCGGGGGTGGCGGGACCCTCGACTCCGGTCCGAACGACCCCCTCGATCGTGCGCTCGAGAACTTCCTCCGGCGGTACGGCCTCGACGAGAATCGGCTGGACGACCGGACGCTCGAGGCGATCCGGACCCGGCTGTCGGCCGCCGGCGCGGACGCGGACGCGGCCGAACTGCTCGAGCGGGTCCTGAGCGAGCGCTCGACCGCGTCGGACGACAACGACCGCGACTCGAGCGCGGCCTCGGCCGCAGGTACGGCTGCGGAAGCGGACGGCGACGCCGCCCACTCGAGCGACGATCCGCTCGCCGAGGCCCGTTCGCGACTCCGCACACGATTCGACGAGACGGCTGATCGACCGATCGCCGGGCTGCTCGCGGACGTCCTCGAGCGCGACGCCGTGGTCGCCGGACATCAACTCGAGCGCGTGCTCACCGAAGAACTGCCGGCGCTCGTGGCGGAACTGGAGGCCGAGATGGCGGACCTGGACACCTCTAGCGGG
It encodes the following:
- the thsA gene encoding thermosome subunit alpha, which gives rise to MFIMSEDSQRTQGRDAQSSNIMAGKAVAEAVRTTLGPRGMDKMLVDSGGEVVITNDGATILNEMDIEHPAAQMIVEVADSQEEEVGDGTTTAAVIAGNLLGEAEDLIEQDVHATTIVEGYHEASEIALEAIEEQISEEAVDDDVLKQVAESSMTGKGTGGLTAESLAETVVEAIRHVELEGGVARDNVTVHTQIGASSNATELVPGIVIDEEPAHEGMPTDVEDASIAVLDVELGVRTGEIDAEYAIDSIDQLNTALDAEESEVRGYAETVADSGADVVFTTEDVDDRVSNFLANEGILVFENVGSSDAKDIVSATGATRVGALDDLEESDFGAADRVRTDSFGDDELAFVEGGAAAETVTVFVRGGTEHVVDELERAIGDALDVVATALASGEVVPGAGATEIAIADKIREEAAGIEGRKQLAVNAFADALDVVPRTLAANTGQDPIDALVDLRAAHESEGRAGLITSGEEVTIADPFEYGVIDPADVKREAVESATEAATMIARIDDVIAAE
- a CDS encoding amidohydrolase family protein — encoded protein: MLELEHRFRVVDVYSRLSVDEGTRRTGGHSITADRLEREMHQAGITRSVVFPPAGPERGYLAPNNGVARRSVDRPFVAFARINGSQRPSESATDRLRNAVRSREDHHTTPADVERYAYDARFHGFVIDPGTDGYPDADVLAALEAVDLPVIVRGGTDATPGALANTLLERSFPVIVAHFGGHPLDRSLMGETIDLLAEFDDCYLETSFVRYRDLLERALLEHPDRVLFGSGAPACHPDVAVMEILTLDVSEDKLWRVFSKNACRVIDALGPNADT
- a CDS encoding proteasome assembly chaperone family protein → MDELEIDAVAEVELDDPVLVEGLPGVGHVGSLAVEHLLEELEGDSTLVRRVYSQEFPPQVSVEDGVAELTCAEIHAVSVPDGRDLLLLTGDHQAQTNDGHYVLTDAFLDIAEEFGAEEVYALGGVPTGELIDEYAVVGAVSDESLLEALEDAGVEFREDEPAGGIVGVSGLLLGLGQRRSFDAACLMGETSGYLVDPKSARAVLEVLEETLGFDLEYESLDERADEMEEVIGKIQEMEQQQQQQQMPTDDDLRYIG
- a CDS encoding RNA-protein complex protein Nop10 — encoded protein: MKSDIRMCSAWRDAHDRPVYTLSDSCPDCGADAVNSAPAPFNPGDPHGEYRRALKRRNR
- a CDS encoding translation initiation factor IF-2 subunit alpha; amino-acid sequence: MKYSGWPDPGELVVGKIDEIEDFGVFVDLEEYQDKRGLIHISEVASGWIKNVRDHVREGQIAVCKVLEIDEGSQQIDLSLKDVNDHQRSDKIQEWKNEQKADNWMGIALGDDVDDETYTAVANELIGVHGSLYDGFKQAAIHGEEALEDTDLSDDEVESIVETARENVSVPYVNVTGYVDLENPSPSGVDGIREALEAAEGNGEVPDEVDLEVSYVGAPEYRIEVQAPNYKTAESQLEDSAQRAVRAIESEGGSGEYHRERRTDDE
- a CDS encoding 30S ribosomal protein S27e, with translation MAGNFYSVRCSDCENEQTVFGKASTEVACAVCGTTLARPTGGKAEIEHEILETVESR
- a CDS encoding 50S ribosomal protein L44e; translated protein: MQMPRRFNTYCPHCNEHHEHEVEKTRTGRSSGMKWDARRTRRNSSSIGNSGRFSKVPAGEKPTKKTDLKYRCSECGKAHLREGWRAGRLEFQE